The following coding sequences are from one Pseudomonas mendocina window:
- a CDS encoding PAS domain-containing protein, whose protein sequence is MKDNQAEDALIGAAWRSAPLGLALLDTHGGLQQANPTLQAWLGETQPESTPRLLVQWLHPQDRDTFTYALERAKRQQADVPCGELRLYCGQDDYRWFRTSVSGVSVGGAGVDQFLIRLSPPRSTQERAELVYLLSFALDFTADGALLLDDDLNIRYLNEAASGLLGQARKYLLGQGIGQALAPLARHTDEALQDLVHSRQALQLELSHPLDGTRRHVAVKFTRFHYDRRGYSLALLHDLTEQQRLTDTLRQNERQFRALIENTHDAIGRLTPDFRLIYANPALEALCRLPLVEARGRPARDAFGDNSQVDIMSDMVREVAHSGVSVEEELIHGIDGPVEQQLHYLVQLVPERNDKGEITSVLSLARDITNIRKAERRLADSNQQLRDLASRRESAREEERKLIAQEIHDELGQHLTALRMGISLLHLQFGAQAPGLNEAVEGLMGLCDRTIQVVRSIATSLRPAVLNMGLYPALEWLIDDFRQHTRIACELTTHSEEPALTDDQATTAFRIVQEALNNVARHSGATRAVVSLERIDDACRLDITDNGRGFDPTAVNKRSLGLTGMRERGISLGGEVVIFSHPGQGTTVQATLPIKSNQEPS, encoded by the coding sequence TTGAAGGACAACCAAGCAGAAGACGCTCTGATCGGCGCCGCCTGGCGATCAGCGCCACTTGGCCTGGCGCTGCTGGATACCCATGGCGGCCTGCAGCAGGCCAATCCGACCCTGCAGGCCTGGCTTGGCGAGACGCAGCCGGAATCCACGCCACGGCTTCTGGTGCAGTGGCTGCACCCCCAGGATCGGGATACCTTCACCTACGCGCTGGAGCGTGCCAAACGCCAACAGGCCGATGTGCCCTGCGGCGAGCTGCGCCTGTACTGTGGGCAGGACGACTACCGATGGTTTAGAACCAGTGTCTCCGGGGTATCGGTCGGCGGTGCGGGCGTCGATCAGTTCCTGATTCGCCTCAGCCCACCGCGCTCGACCCAGGAACGCGCCGAACTGGTCTACCTGCTCAGCTTCGCGCTCGACTTCACAGCGGACGGCGCCCTGCTGCTCGATGATGACCTGAACATCCGCTACCTCAACGAAGCGGCCAGCGGCCTGCTTGGCCAGGCTCGTAAGTACCTGCTGGGACAGGGCATTGGACAGGCACTGGCACCATTGGCCCGACACACCGACGAGGCCCTGCAGGATCTGGTGCACAGCCGCCAGGCGCTGCAACTGGAACTGAGCCATCCCCTGGACGGCACCCGCCGCCACGTGGCCGTGAAGTTCACCCGTTTCCACTATGACCGGCGTGGTTACAGCCTGGCACTGCTGCACGATCTCACCGAGCAGCAACGCCTGACCGACACCCTGCGGCAAAACGAACGCCAATTCCGTGCGCTGATCGAGAACACCCACGACGCAATCGGCCGTCTCACCCCGGACTTCCGCCTGATCTACGCCAACCCGGCTCTGGAGGCGCTATGCCGGCTACCTCTGGTCGAGGCCAGGGGTCGGCCTGCACGGGACGCCTTCGGCGACAACTCCCAGGTCGACATCATGTCCGACATGGTGCGAGAAGTTGCCCACAGCGGCGTGTCGGTGGAGGAAGAGCTGATCCACGGCATCGACGGCCCCGTCGAGCAACAGCTTCACTACCTGGTGCAGCTGGTACCCGAGCGCAATGACAAGGGCGAGATCACCAGCGTACTGTCCCTGGCACGGGACATCACCAACATCCGCAAAGCCGAGCGCCGACTGGCCGACAGCAACCAGCAACTGCGCGATCTGGCTAGCCGCCGGGAATCGGCCCGCGAAGAGGAACGCAAACTGATCGCCCAGGAAATCCACGATGAACTGGGCCAGCACCTGACGGCCTTGCGCATGGGGATTTCCCTGCTACACCTGCAATTCGGCGCGCAGGCACCGGGATTGAACGAGGCCGTGGAGGGCCTGATGGGGTTGTGCGACCGCACCATACAGGTCGTACGCTCCATCGCCACGTCCCTGCGTCCAGCGGTTCTCAACATGGGACTCTACCCAGCACTGGAATGGCTGATCGATGATTTTCGCCAACACACCCGAATTGCCTGCGAACTCACCACCCACAGCGAAGAACCTGCCTTGACCGACGACCAGGCCACCACTGCCTTTCGCATCGTCCAGGAGGCGCTGAACAACGTCGCCCGTCACTCCGGTGCCACACGTGCGGTGGTAAGTCTCGAGCGTATCGACGATGCCTGCCGTCTGGACATCACCGACAACGGCCGCGGCTTCGACCCGACCGCGGTCAACAAGCGCTCGCTGGGCCTCACGGGCATGCGCGAGCGCGGCATCAGTCTGGGTGGCGAAGTGGTGATTTTCAGCCATCCCGGACAAGGCACCACTGTCCAGGCAACCCTCCCCATCAAGTCGAACCAGGAACCCTCATGA